From a single Brassica rapa cultivar Chiifu-401-42 chromosome A01, CAAS_Brap_v3.01, whole genome shotgun sequence genomic region:
- the LOC103866453 gene encoding chloroplastic import inner membrane translocase subunit TIM22-2: MSADDSSNATDIDAKLGSDSNLNSGGDDAADNDSSKALTIPAPAVCLVRFAGDAAGGAVMGSIFGYGSGLFKKKGFKGSFADAGQSAKTFAVLSGVHSLVVCLLKQLRGKDDAINVGVAGCCTGLALSFPGAPQALLQSCLTFGAFSFILEGLNKRQTALAHSVSLRHQTGNFGDHQQRPLQLSLALPIHEEIKGAFSSFCKSLTKPKKI, translated from the exons ATGTCGGCCGATGATTCTTCAAATGCTACAGATATCGACGCGAAGCTCGGCTCCGATTCAAACCTTAACTCTGGCGGTGACGATGCGGCGGATAATGATTCATCAAAGGCATTGACTATTCCTGCTCCCGCCGTTTGTCTTGTCCGGTTCGCCGGAGATGCAGCTGGTGGTGCCGTCATGGGCTCTATCTTTGGATATG GTTCAGGATTGTTCAAGAAGAAAGGCTTTAAAGGATCATTTGCAGATGCAGGGCAGTCTGCAAAG ACTTTTGCAGTTTTGTCCGGAGTACACAGTTTGGTCGTTTGCCTTCTGAAGCAACTGCGAGGGAAAGATGACG CCATTAATGTTGGAGTTGCTGGGTGCTGCACCGGTCTTGCTCTTAGTTTCCCTG GTGCTCCACAGGCTCTTCTACAGAGTTGCCTCACTTTTGGGGCTTTCTCTTTTATCCTTGAGGGACTAAACAAAAGACAAACAGCCTTGGCTCACTCTGTCTCCTTAAGACACCAAACCGGAAACTTTGGAGATCATCAACAACGTCCTTTACAACTCTCCCTGGCTCTCCCAATCCATGAAGAAATCAAAGGAgccttctcttctttctgcaAGTCCTTAACTAAACCCAAGAAGATCTAA
- the LOC117125648 gene encoding pentatricopeptide repeat-containing protein At4g26680, mitochondrial: MMIRISTGAHRRLCFRFSTFASHGELDRASANPTVSKPLLSRNRNTIPIPHRSNPEPKGQDLDFVNVAHSHLIQSDWDKLEKLSNHLDSFRVKNVLLKIQKDYVLSLEFFTWVKHQSPGSHSLETNAIVLHTLTKNRKFKSAESILREILSTGGIDLPAKLFDALLYSYRECDSTPRVFDSLFKAFAHLNKFRNATDTFVKMKEYGFFPNVESCNAYMSSLIGQGRVDIALRFYREMRRCKISPNTYTLNMVISCYCRSGKLDKGVELLQDMERLGFKANNVSYNTLIAGHCEKGLLSSAWKLKNVMGKSGLQADVVTFNTLIHGFCRDGKLKEASKVFGEMKAVNVAPNTVTYNTLINGYSQQGDHEMAYRFYEDMVFKGIKRDILTYNGLILGLCKQAKTKKAAHFVKELDKESLVPNSSTFSALIMGQCVRRNADRGFELYRSMIRSGCHPNEQTFDVLMSAFCRNEDYDGAAQVLREMVRRSVPLDSRTVHEVCNGLEHQGKDQLAQELVKELEAKKSLQEPLGN, from the coding sequence ATGATGATCCGCATAAGCACCGGTGCTCATCGCCGTCTGTGTTTTCGATTCTCAACTTTCGCTAGCCACGGTGAGCTAGATCGAGCATCTGCAAACCCTACCGTCTCCAAACCTCTCCTCTCGAGAAACAGGAACACAATCCCGATCCCTCACAGGAGCAACCCCGAACCCAAAGGCCAAGATCTTGACTTCGTCAACGTAGCTCATAGCCACCTGATTCAATCTGACTGGGACAAGCTCGAGAAGCTATCAAACCACTTGGATTCATTCAGAGTCAAGAACGTACTACTCAAGATCCAGAAAGATTACGTTCTCTCTCTCGAGTTCTTCACCTGGGTGAAACACCAGAGCCCAGGCTCCCACTCTCTCGAGACCAACGCCATCGTCCTCCACACTCTCACCAAGAACCGCAAGTTCAAATCAGCAGAGTCCATCTTGAGAGAGATACTCTCAACCGGTGGAATAGATTTGCCTGCGAAGCTGTTCGATGCGTTGCTGTATTCGTACAGGGAATGTGACTCTACGCCTCGAGTGTTTGATTCGCTCTTCAAAGCCTTTGCACATTTGAATAAGTTCAGAAACGCTACGGATACGTTTGTGAAGATGAAGGAGTACGGTTTCTTTCCAAATGTAGAGTCTTGCAATGCGTACATGAGCTCGCTGATTGGTCAAGGGAGGGTTGACATCGCTCTGAGGTTTTACCGAGAGATGAGGCGGTGTAAGATATCTCCAAACACGTACACTCTCAACATGGTTATCTCCTGTTATTGTCGGTCTGGGAAATTGGACAAGGGTGTTGAGTTGTTGCAAGACATGGAGAGGTTGGGTTTTAAGGCTAATAACGTGTCGTATAATACGTTGATAGCTGGTCATTGTGAGAAGGGTCTTTTGAGTTCGGCTTGGAAGCTTAAGAACGTGATGGGGAAGAGCGGGTTGCAGGCTGATGTGGTTACGTTCAACACTCTTATTCATGGGTTTTGCAGAGATGGGAAGTTGAAAGAGGCTAGTAAGGTTTTCGGGGAGATGAAAGCGGTGAACGTGGCGCCCAACACTGTTACTTATAACACTTTGATTAATGGGTACAGTCAACAGGGTGATCACGAGATGGCGTACCGGTTTTATGAAGATATGGTCTTCAAAGGGATTAAGCGTGATATTTTGACGTATAACGGGTTGATTTTGGGACTGTGTAAGCAAGCTAAGACGAAGAAAGCTGCACATTTTGTTAAGGAGTTGGATAAAGAGAGTTTGGTGCCAAACTCGTCGACCTTCTCTGCGTTGATAATGGGACAGTGCGTGAGGAGAAACGCAGACCGTGGTTTTGAACTGTACAGAAGCATGATTAGGAGCGGTTGCCATCCGAATGAACAAACATTTGATGTCTTGATGTCCGCCTTCTGTAGAAATGAGGATTATGATGGAGCAGCTCAGGTGTTGAGGGAAATGGTCAGAAGATCAGTTCCTCTTGATTCAAGGACTGTTCATGAGGTCTGCAATGGACTAGAGCATCAAGGGAAAGACCAACTTGCGCAAGAGTTGGTAAAGGAGCTGGAAGCCAAAAAGAGTCTTCAAGAACCTTTAGGTAACTGA